A genome region from Eurosta solidaginis isolate ZX-2024a chromosome 2, ASM4086904v1, whole genome shotgun sequence includes the following:
- the LOC137240344 gene encoding uncharacterized protein isoform X1 yields MSEADFLDLLFSLKGEMFFDLFKEHNITLEALNYMKGSHLSEIVPKSLFGNRIIFEHNLRLWQISQGYDSECHSGSTQSISNSFCDAVDDVNEIPILDVLKSSSGGAALLKSYEIYKKLSEPQRKMITSSICAYILDNKIAARPKLFENISKRLVVIFPTETKDTYFLHRKGRKPGGSLYAKYHNALYRLRKDSFKENEQPQINSQTVIQTTVECEENKLWLLYNIAPYDEVVQKWQHCFISRTQFFKSAASISDILAEWPILKQSFGYCLIDSDFANIYEQKQNLLLENWDSFVEKVTPILKRTIKDPFTLAFLYKIDSENLEKDIRDIIICVILPALLKPKNRNCKKKTTISNSRDSFLCYATSRLELQQKINSITDEVYGQNIKLQPFLCAIGDDIIDLKEFYVYFAGIYYKLSNIVKSIDICFKIFHVLDLKYPQNCEQIWNFVDQFFFKISNTKDSFISTIINDLQ; encoded by the exons AAGGTGAAATGTTTTTTGACTTATTTAAAG AACACAACATAACGCTAGAGGCTTTGAACTATATGAAAGGCAGCCATTTAAGTGAGATAGTGCCAAAATCTCTGTTTGGAAACAGGATAATTTTTGAACATAATTTGCGTCTTTGGCAAATATCACAAGGCTACGACAGCGAGTGCCACAGTGGATCAACACAATCTATCAGCAATAGCTtttgtgatgccgttgatgacgtAAATGAG ATTCCAATTTTAGACGTCTTAAAATCCAGTTCTGGTGGAGCAGCACTATTGAAGTCGTACGAAATATACAAAAAACTTTCAGAACCACAGAGAAAAATGATAACTTCTTCCATTTGCGCATACATTCTCGATAATAAGATAGCAGCTCGGCCGAAATTATTCGAAAATATTTCTAAAAGACTTGTTGTGATTTTTCCTACAGAAACAAAG GAtacttattttttacatagaaaggGGAGAAAGCCAGGAGGCTCCCTATATGCGAAATATCACAACGCATTATATCGGTTGCGGAAAGACAGTTTCAAGGAGAATGAACAACCCCAAATAAATTCACAAACAGTCATCCAAACTACTGTTGAATGTGAGGAAAATAAACTCTGGCTTCTATACAATATTGCACCCTACGACGAGGTTGTACAAAAATGGCAACATTGTTTTATCAGCAGAACCCAATTTTTCAAATCTGCTGCATCTATATCTGATATTCTGGCTGAGTGGCCGATCTTGAAACAAAGCTTTGGCTACTGCTTG ATTGATAGCGATTTTGCGAATATTTATGAGCAGAAGCAAAATCTTTTATTAGAAAATTGGGACTCATTTGTTGAGAAAGTGACTCCCATATTAAAACGTACAATCAAAGATCCTTTCACCTTGGCTTTTCTTTATAAAATAGACtcagaaaatttagaaaaag aTATCCGTGATATTATCATTTGCGTTATTCTACCAGCTCTTCTAAAGCCGAAAAACCGAAACTGTAAAAAGAAAACGACAATATCTAACTCGAGGGACTCATTTTTGTGTTACGCAACAAGCCGACTGGAGTTACAGCAAAAAATCAATTCAATCACGGATGAAGTTTATGGACAGAATATAAAACTGCAGCCGTTTTTGTGTGCGATCGGTGATGACATCATCGATTTAAAAGAGTTTTACGTTTATTTCGCaggtatatattataaattaagtaacattgttaaaagcattgatatatgtttcaaaatatttcatgtGTTGGATTTGAAATATCcacaaaattgtgaacaaatatgGAATTTTGTAGACCaattcttttttaaaatttctaatactAAAGACAGTTTTATATCTACAATAATTAATGATTTACAATGA
- the LOC137240344 gene encoding uncharacterized protein isoform X2, which yields MKGSHLSEIVPKSLFGNRIIFEHNLRLWQISQGYDSECHSGSTQSISNSFCDAVDDVNEIPILDVLKSSSGGAALLKSYEIYKKLSEPQRKMITSSICAYILDNKIAARPKLFENISKRLVVIFPTETKDTYFLHRKGRKPGGSLYAKYHNALYRLRKDSFKENEQPQINSQTVIQTTVECEENKLWLLYNIAPYDEVVQKWQHCFISRTQFFKSAASISDILAEWPILKQSFGYCLIDSDFANIYEQKQNLLLENWDSFVEKVTPILKRTIKDPFTLAFLYKIDSENLEKDIRDIIICVILPALLKPKNRNCKKKTTISNSRDSFLCYATSRLELQQKINSITDEVYGQNIKLQPFLCAIGDDIIDLKEFYVYFAGIYYKLSNIVKSIDICFKIFHVLDLKYPQNCEQIWNFVDQFFFKISNTKDSFISTIINDLQ from the exons ATGAAAGGCAGCCATTTAAGTGAGATAGTGCCAAAATCTCTGTTTGGAAACAGGATAATTTTTGAACATAATTTGCGTCTTTGGCAAATATCACAAGGCTACGACAGCGAGTGCCACAGTGGATCAACACAATCTATCAGCAATAGCTtttgtgatgccgttgatgacgtAAATGAG ATTCCAATTTTAGACGTCTTAAAATCCAGTTCTGGTGGAGCAGCACTATTGAAGTCGTACGAAATATACAAAAAACTTTCAGAACCACAGAGAAAAATGATAACTTCTTCCATTTGCGCATACATTCTCGATAATAAGATAGCAGCTCGGCCGAAATTATTCGAAAATATTTCTAAAAGACTTGTTGTGATTTTTCCTACAGAAACAAAG GAtacttattttttacatagaaaggGGAGAAAGCCAGGAGGCTCCCTATATGCGAAATATCACAACGCATTATATCGGTTGCGGAAAGACAGTTTCAAGGAGAATGAACAACCCCAAATAAATTCACAAACAGTCATCCAAACTACTGTTGAATGTGAGGAAAATAAACTCTGGCTTCTATACAATATTGCACCCTACGACGAGGTTGTACAAAAATGGCAACATTGTTTTATCAGCAGAACCCAATTTTTCAAATCTGCTGCATCTATATCTGATATTCTGGCTGAGTGGCCGATCTTGAAACAAAGCTTTGGCTACTGCTTG ATTGATAGCGATTTTGCGAATATTTATGAGCAGAAGCAAAATCTTTTATTAGAAAATTGGGACTCATTTGTTGAGAAAGTGACTCCCATATTAAAACGTACAATCAAAGATCCTTTCACCTTGGCTTTTCTTTATAAAATAGACtcagaaaatttagaaaaag aTATCCGTGATATTATCATTTGCGTTATTCTACCAGCTCTTCTAAAGCCGAAAAACCGAAACTGTAAAAAGAAAACGACAATATCTAACTCGAGGGACTCATTTTTGTGTTACGCAACAAGCCGACTGGAGTTACAGCAAAAAATCAATTCAATCACGGATGAAGTTTATGGACAGAATATAAAACTGCAGCCGTTTTTGTGTGCGATCGGTGATGACATCATCGATTTAAAAGAGTTTTACGTTTATTTCGCaggtatatattataaattaagtaacattgttaaaagcattgatatatgtttcaaaatatttcatgtGTTGGATTTGAAATATCcacaaaattgtgaacaaatatgGAATTTTGTAGACCaattcttttttaaaatttctaatactAAAGACAGTTTTATATCTACAATAATTAATGATTTACAATGA